The proteins below are encoded in one region of Saccopteryx leptura isolate mSacLep1 chromosome 1, mSacLep1_pri_phased_curated, whole genome shotgun sequence:
- the APBB1 gene encoding amyloid beta precursor protein binding family B member 1 isoform X1, whose amino-acid sequence MSVPSSLSQSAINANSHGGPALSLPLPLHAAHNQLLNAKLQATAVGPKDLRSAMGEGGGPEPGPANAKWLKEGQNQLRRAATAHRDQNRNVTLTLAEEASQEPVMAPLGPKGLMHLYSELELSAHNAANRGLRGPGLIISTQDQGPDEGEEKAAGEAEEDDEEEDEEEEEDLSSPPGLPEPLEGVEVPPGPQALADGPREHSKSASLLFGMRNSAASDEDSSWATLSQGSPSYGSPEDTDSFWNPNAFETDSDLPAGWMRVQDTSGTYYWHIPTGTTQWEPPGRASPSQGSSPREESQLTWTGFAHGEGFEDGEFWKDEPSEEAPMDLGSKDPEEGTLPFLARSLSPEPLPQEEEKLPQRNASPGLKCFAVRSLGWVEMTEEELAPGRSSVAVNNCIRQLCYHKNNLHDPMSGGWGEGKDLLLQLEDETLKLVEPQTQALLHAQPIVSIRVWGVGRDSGRDFAYVARDKLTQMLKCHVFRCEAPAKNIATSLHEICSKIMAERRNARCLVNGLSLDHSKLVDVPFQVEFPAPKNELVQKFQVYYLGNVPVAKPVGVDVINGALESVLSSSSREQWTPSHVSVAPATLTILHQQTEAVLGECRVRFLSFLAVGRDVHTFAFIMAAGPASFCCHMFWCEPNAASLSEAVQAACMLRYQKCLDARSQASTSCLPAPPAESVARRVGWTVRRGVQSLWGSLKPKRLGAHTP is encoded by the exons ATGTCTGTTCCATCATCGTTGAGCCAGTCGGCCATTAACGCCAACAGCCACGGAGGCCCCGCCCTGAGccttcccctgcccctgcacGCTGCCCACAACCAGCTGCTCAACGCCAAGCTGCAGGCCACGGCCGTGGGACCCAAAGACTTGCGCAGTGCCATGGGGGAGGGTGGTGGGCCTGAGCCAGGCCCTGCCAATGCCAAGTGGTTAAAGGAGGGCCAGAACCAGCTCCGGCGGGCTGCCACAGCCCACCGTGACCAGAACAGAAATGTGACCTTGACCCTGGCAGAGGAGGCCAGCCAGGAGCCAGTGATGGCACCCTTGGGCCCGAAAGGCCTGATGCACCTGTACTCTGAGCTGGAGCTCTCTGCCCACAATGCAGCCAACCGAGGGCTCCGAGGACCTGGCCTGAtcatcagcacccaggaccaGGGGCCagatgagggagaggagaaggcggCAGGGGAGGCCGAGGAAGATGATGAGGAAGAggacgaggaagaggaggaggacttGTCTTCTCCTCCAGGGCTGCCTGAGCCCCTGGAGGGTGTGGAGGTGCCCCCTGGACCCCAGGCCCTTGCAGATGGCCCCCGGGAGCACAGCAAGAGTGCCAGCCTCCTGTTTGGCATGCGGAACAGTGCAGCCAGCGACGAGGACTCAAGCTGGGCCACCTTATCCCAGGGCAGCCCCTCCTATGGCTCCCCGGAGGACACAG ATTCCTTCTGGAACCCCAACGCCTTCGAGACGGATTCCGACCTGCCGGCTGGATGGATGAGAGTTCAGGACACCTCAGGGACCTACTACTGGCATATCCCAACAGGGACCACCCAGTGGGAGCCCCCTGGCCGGGCCTCCCCCTCCCAGGGGAGCAGCCCCCGAGAGGAGTCCCAG CTCACCTGGACAGGCTTTGCCCACGGAGAGGGCTTTGAGGATGGAGAGTTTTGGAAG GATGAACCCAGTGAGGAGGCCCCAATGGATTTGGGATCAAAGGATCCTGAGGAGGGGACATTGCCTTTCCTGGCTCGGAGCCTGAG CCCAGAACCATTGCCCCAAGAAGAGGAGAAGCTGCCCCAAAGGAATGCCAGCCCAGGGCTCAAG TGTTTTGCCGTGCGCTCCCTAGGCTGGGTGGAGATGACCGAGGAGGAGCTGGCCCCCGGACGCAGCAGCGTGGCCGTCAACAATTGCATCCGTCAGCTCTGCTACCACAAAAACAATCTGCATGACCCCAtgtctgggggctggggggag GGGAAGGATCTACTGCTGCAGTTGGAGGACGAGACGCTGAAGCTGGTGGAGCCGCAGACTCAGGCCCTGCTGCATGCTCAGCCCATCGTCAGCATTCGCGTTTGGGGCGTCGGGCGGGACAGTGGAAG ggaCTTTGCCTACGTAGCTCGTGATAAGCTGACCCAGATGCTCAAGTGCCACGTGTTTCGCTGTGAGGCACCCGCCAAGAACATCGCCACCAGCCTGCATGAGATCTGCTCTAAG atcaTGGCCGAACGGCGCAATGCCCGCTGCTTGGTAAATGGACTCTCCCTGGACCACTCTAAACTTGTGGATGTCCCTTTCCAAG TGGAATTCCCAGCACCTAAGAATGAGTTGGTGCAGAAGTTCCAAGTCTATTACCTGGGAAATGTGCCTGTTGCTAAACCTGTTG GGGTAGATGTAATAAATGGGGCCCTGGAGTCAGTTCTGTCCTCCAGTAGCCGTGAGCAGTGGACCCCAAGTCATGTCAGTGTGGCCCCTGCCACCCTCACCATCTTGCATCAGCAG ACAGAGGCGGTGCTGGGGGAGTGTCGGGTGCGCTTCCTCTCCTTCCTGGCTGTGGGCAGAGACGTCCACACGTTTGCATTCATCATGGCTGCCGGCCCAGCCTCCTTCTGCTGCCACATGTTTTGGTGTGAGCCTAACGCTGCCAGTCTCTCAGAAGCTGTGCAGGCTGCGTGCATG CTTCGCTACCAGAAGTGTCTCGATGCCCGCTCCCAGGCCTCCACCTCTTGTCTCCCAGCGCCCCCTGCTGAATCCGTTGCCCGGCGTGTAGGGTGGACTGTCCGCAGGGGTGTTCAGTCGCTATGGGGCTCCCTCAAGCCCAAACGCCTGGGGGCCCATACCCCCTGA
- the APBB1 gene encoding amyloid beta precursor protein binding family B member 1 isoform X2, with translation MFSQDFFLAIILQDSSPDSFWNPNAFETDSDLPAGWMRVQDTSGTYYWHIPTGTTQWEPPGRASPSQGSSPREESQLTWTGFAHGEGFEDGEFWKDEPSEEAPMDLGSKDPEEGTLPFLARSLSPEPLPQEEEKLPQRNASPGLKCFAVRSLGWVEMTEEELAPGRSSVAVNNCIRQLCYHKNNLHDPMSGGWGEGKDLLLQLEDETLKLVEPQTQALLHAQPIVSIRVWGVGRDSGRDFAYVARDKLTQMLKCHVFRCEAPAKNIATSLHEICSKIMAERRNARCLVNGLSLDHSKLVDVPFQVEFPAPKNELVQKFQVYYLGNVPVAKPVGVDVINGALESVLSSSSREQWTPSHVSVAPATLTILHQQTEAVLGECRVRFLSFLAVGRDVHTFAFIMAAGPASFCCHMFWCEPNAASLSEAVQAACMLRYQKCLDARSQASTSCLPAPPAESVARRVGWTVRRGVQSLWGSLKPKRLGAHTP, from the exons ATGTTCTCCCAGGACTTTTTCCTGGCCATCATCCTGCAGGACAGCAGCCCAG ATTCCTTCTGGAACCCCAACGCCTTCGAGACGGATTCCGACCTGCCGGCTGGATGGATGAGAGTTCAGGACACCTCAGGGACCTACTACTGGCATATCCCAACAGGGACCACCCAGTGGGAGCCCCCTGGCCGGGCCTCCCCCTCCCAGGGGAGCAGCCCCCGAGAGGAGTCCCAG CTCACCTGGACAGGCTTTGCCCACGGAGAGGGCTTTGAGGATGGAGAGTTTTGGAAG GATGAACCCAGTGAGGAGGCCCCAATGGATTTGGGATCAAAGGATCCTGAGGAGGGGACATTGCCTTTCCTGGCTCGGAGCCTGAG CCCAGAACCATTGCCCCAAGAAGAGGAGAAGCTGCCCCAAAGGAATGCCAGCCCAGGGCTCAAG TGTTTTGCCGTGCGCTCCCTAGGCTGGGTGGAGATGACCGAGGAGGAGCTGGCCCCCGGACGCAGCAGCGTGGCCGTCAACAATTGCATCCGTCAGCTCTGCTACCACAAAAACAATCTGCATGACCCCAtgtctgggggctggggggag GGGAAGGATCTACTGCTGCAGTTGGAGGACGAGACGCTGAAGCTGGTGGAGCCGCAGACTCAGGCCCTGCTGCATGCTCAGCCCATCGTCAGCATTCGCGTTTGGGGCGTCGGGCGGGACAGTGGAAG ggaCTTTGCCTACGTAGCTCGTGATAAGCTGACCCAGATGCTCAAGTGCCACGTGTTTCGCTGTGAGGCACCCGCCAAGAACATCGCCACCAGCCTGCATGAGATCTGCTCTAAG atcaTGGCCGAACGGCGCAATGCCCGCTGCTTGGTAAATGGACTCTCCCTGGACCACTCTAAACTTGTGGATGTCCCTTTCCAAG TGGAATTCCCAGCACCTAAGAATGAGTTGGTGCAGAAGTTCCAAGTCTATTACCTGGGAAATGTGCCTGTTGCTAAACCTGTTG GGGTAGATGTAATAAATGGGGCCCTGGAGTCAGTTCTGTCCTCCAGTAGCCGTGAGCAGTGGACCCCAAGTCATGTCAGTGTGGCCCCTGCCACCCTCACCATCTTGCATCAGCAG ACAGAGGCGGTGCTGGGGGAGTGTCGGGTGCGCTTCCTCTCCTTCCTGGCTGTGGGCAGAGACGTCCACACGTTTGCATTCATCATGGCTGCCGGCCCAGCCTCCTTCTGCTGCCACATGTTTTGGTGTGAGCCTAACGCTGCCAGTCTCTCAGAAGCTGTGCAGGCTGCGTGCATG CTTCGCTACCAGAAGTGTCTCGATGCCCGCTCCCAGGCCTCCACCTCTTGTCTCCCAGCGCCCCCTGCTGAATCCGTTGCCCGGCGTGTAGGGTGGACTGTCCGCAGGGGTGTTCAGTCGCTATGGGGCTCCCTCAAGCCCAAACGCCTGGGGGCCCATACCCCCTGA
- the SMPD1 gene encoding sphingomyelin phosphodiesterase isoform X1: MPRHGVTPSRGHPRSGREQRSDRSCEGHSLGLLWMALALALNDSLVLWTPAGAYPISAQGLTASFSPVASQLRGTFGWWNLTCPVCKTLFTAIDFGLQREAGVARVGSMAIKLCKLLKIAPPAVCESAVQLFEDDMVEVWRRSVLSPSEACGLLLGSTCGHWDIFSSWNISLPDVPKPSPQPPKPPAPGAPVSRVLFLTDLHWDRDYLEGTDPDCEDPLCCRRGSGMPPSSRPGAGYWGEYSKCDLPLRTLESLLSGLGPAGPFDMVYWTGDIPAHNVWHQSRQDQLQALTTVTDLVKKYLGPVPVYPAIGNHESTPVNGFPPPFIEGNYSSRWLYEAMVKDWESWLPAEALHTLRIGGFYALSPYPGLRLISLNMNYCSRENFWLLINSTDPAGQLQWLVGELQAAEDRGDKVHIIGHIPPGHCLKSWSWNYYRIVARYENTLAGQFFGHTHVDEFEVFYDEETLSRPLSVAFLAPSATTYISLNPGYRVYQIDGNYPGSSHVVLDHETYILNLTQANEPGATPHWHLLYRARETYGLPDALPAAWHNLVYRMRGDTQLFQTFWFLYHKGHPPSEPCGTPCRLATLCAQLSGRSDSPALCRHLVPDASLPNVQMLRPRPPFC, encoded by the exons ATGCCCCGCCACGGAGTAACTCCCAGCCGGGGCCACCCCAGGTCCGGCAGGGAGCAGCGATCGGACAGGTCCTGCGAGGGCCACAGCCTGGGGCTCCTGTGGATGGCGCTGGCGCTGGCCCTGAATGACTCCCTAGTTCTCTGGACCCCGGCAGGGGCCTACCCAATTTCCGCCCAAGGCCTTACCGCCAGTTTCAGTCCTGTAGCATCCCAGCTGCGGGGCACATTTGGGTGGTGGAACCTCACCTGTCCAGTCTGCAAAACCCTGTTCACCGCCATAGATTTTGGACTGCAG AGAGAGGCCGGTGTGGCCCGGGTGGGCTCCATGGCCATCAAGCTGTGCAAGCTGCTGAAGATAGCACCACCTGCTGTGTGCGAGTCAGCTGTCCAGCTCTTTGAAGATGACATGGTGGAGGTGTGGAGACGCTCAGTACTGAGCCCATCTGAGGCCTGTGGCCTGCTCCTGGGCTCCACCTGTGGGCACTGGGATATTTTCTCATCTTGGAACATCTCTTTGCCAGATGTGCCGAAGCCATCCCCCCAGCCTCCCAAACCCCCAGCCCCAGGTGCCCCTGTTAGCCGAGTCCTCTTCCTCACTGACCTGCACTGGGATCGGGACTACCTGGAGGGCACAGACCCCGACTGTGAGGACCCACTGTGTTGCCGCCGGGGTTCTGGCATGCCACCCTCCTCCCGCCCAGGTGCTGGATACTGGGGCGAGTACAGCAAGTGTGACCTGCCCCTACGGACTCTGGAGAGCCTGTTGAGTGGGCTGGGCCCCGCCGGCCCCTTTGATATGGTGTACTGGACAGGAGACATTCCTGCCCATAACGTCTGGCACCAGTCTCGTCAGGACCAGCTTCAGGCCCTGACTACGGTGACAGACCTTGTGAAGAAGTACTTGGGGCCAGTGCCTGTGTATCCTGCCATAGGCAACCATGAAAGCACACCCGTCAAtggcttccctccccccttcataGAGGGCAACTACTCTTCCCGCTGGCTCTACGAGGCAATGGTCAAGGACTGGGAGTCCTGGCTGCCTGCTGAAGCACTTCATACCCTCAG AATTGGGGGGTTCTATGCCCTTTCCCCATACCCCGGCCTCCGCCTCATCTCTCTCAATATGAATTATTGTTCCCGTGAGAACTTCTGGCTCTTGATCAACTCCACAGATCCCGCTGGACAGCTCCAGTGGCTGGTGGGGGAACTTCAGGCTGCTGAGGATCGAGGAGATAAg GTGCATATCATTGGGCACATCCCCCCAGGGCACTGCCTGAAGAGCTGGAGCTGGAATTATTACCGAATTGTAGCCAG GTACGAAAACACCTTGGCTGGGCAGTTCTTTGGCCACACCCACGTAGATGAGTTTGAAGTCTTCTATGATGAGGAGACCCTGAGCCGGCCGCTATCTGTAGCCTTCCTGGCGCCCAGTGCCACCACTTACATCAGCCTTAATCCTG GTTACAGGGTCTACCAAATAGATGGTAACTACCCTGGGAGTTCCCACGTTGTCCTGGATCACGAGACCTACATCCTGAACCTGACGCAGGCGAATGAGCCTGGAGCCACTCCGCACTGGCATCTCCTCTACAGGGCACGGGAAACCTACGGGCTACCTGATGCGCTGCCTGCCGCCTGGCACAACCTGGTATACCGCATGCGGGGCGACACGCAGCTCTTCCAGACCTTCTGGTTTCTCTACCATAAGGGCCACCCGCCCTCCGAGCCCTGTGGCACGCCCTGCCGCCTAGCTACTCTGTGCGCCCAGCTCTCCGGCCGCTCCGACAGTCCTGCTCTGTGTCGCCACCTGGTGCCAGATGCAAGCCTCCCTAACGTGCAGATGCTGAGGCCTCGCCCACCGTTCTGCTAG
- the SMPD1 gene encoding sphingomyelin phosphodiesterase isoform X2, whose amino-acid sequence MPRHGVTPSRGHPRSGREQRSDRSCEGHSLGLLWMALALALNDSLVLWTPAGAYPISAQGLTASFSPVASQLRGTFGWWNLTCPVCKTLFTAIDFGLQREAGVARVGSMAIKLCKLLKIAPPAVCESAVQLFEDDMVEVWRRSVLSPSEACGLLLGSTCGHWDIFSSWNISLPDVPKPSPQPPKPPAPGAPVSRVLFLTDLHWDRDYLEGTDPDCEDPLCCRRGSGMPPSSRPGAGYWGEYSKCDLPLRTLESLLSGLGPAGPFDMVYWTGDIPAHNVWHQSRQDQLQALTTVTDLVKKYLGPVPVYPAIGNHESTPVNGFPPPFIEGNYSSRWLYEAMVKDWESWLPAEALHTLRIGGFYALSPYPGLRLISLNMNYCSRENFWLLINSTDPAGQLQWLVGELQAAEDRGDKVHIIGHIPPGHCLKSWSWNYYRIVARYENTLAGQFFGHTHVDEFEVFYDEETLSRPLSVAFLAPSATTYISLNPGHGKPTGYLMRCLPPGTTWYTACGATRSSSRPSGFSTIRATRPPSPVARPAA is encoded by the exons ATGCCCCGCCACGGAGTAACTCCCAGCCGGGGCCACCCCAGGTCCGGCAGGGAGCAGCGATCGGACAGGTCCTGCGAGGGCCACAGCCTGGGGCTCCTGTGGATGGCGCTGGCGCTGGCCCTGAATGACTCCCTAGTTCTCTGGACCCCGGCAGGGGCCTACCCAATTTCCGCCCAAGGCCTTACCGCCAGTTTCAGTCCTGTAGCATCCCAGCTGCGGGGCACATTTGGGTGGTGGAACCTCACCTGTCCAGTCTGCAAAACCCTGTTCACCGCCATAGATTTTGGACTGCAG AGAGAGGCCGGTGTGGCCCGGGTGGGCTCCATGGCCATCAAGCTGTGCAAGCTGCTGAAGATAGCACCACCTGCTGTGTGCGAGTCAGCTGTCCAGCTCTTTGAAGATGACATGGTGGAGGTGTGGAGACGCTCAGTACTGAGCCCATCTGAGGCCTGTGGCCTGCTCCTGGGCTCCACCTGTGGGCACTGGGATATTTTCTCATCTTGGAACATCTCTTTGCCAGATGTGCCGAAGCCATCCCCCCAGCCTCCCAAACCCCCAGCCCCAGGTGCCCCTGTTAGCCGAGTCCTCTTCCTCACTGACCTGCACTGGGATCGGGACTACCTGGAGGGCACAGACCCCGACTGTGAGGACCCACTGTGTTGCCGCCGGGGTTCTGGCATGCCACCCTCCTCCCGCCCAGGTGCTGGATACTGGGGCGAGTACAGCAAGTGTGACCTGCCCCTACGGACTCTGGAGAGCCTGTTGAGTGGGCTGGGCCCCGCCGGCCCCTTTGATATGGTGTACTGGACAGGAGACATTCCTGCCCATAACGTCTGGCACCAGTCTCGTCAGGACCAGCTTCAGGCCCTGACTACGGTGACAGACCTTGTGAAGAAGTACTTGGGGCCAGTGCCTGTGTATCCTGCCATAGGCAACCATGAAAGCACACCCGTCAAtggcttccctccccccttcataGAGGGCAACTACTCTTCCCGCTGGCTCTACGAGGCAATGGTCAAGGACTGGGAGTCCTGGCTGCCTGCTGAAGCACTTCATACCCTCAG AATTGGGGGGTTCTATGCCCTTTCCCCATACCCCGGCCTCCGCCTCATCTCTCTCAATATGAATTATTGTTCCCGTGAGAACTTCTGGCTCTTGATCAACTCCACAGATCCCGCTGGACAGCTCCAGTGGCTGGTGGGGGAACTTCAGGCTGCTGAGGATCGAGGAGATAAg GTGCATATCATTGGGCACATCCCCCCAGGGCACTGCCTGAAGAGCTGGAGCTGGAATTATTACCGAATTGTAGCCAG GTACGAAAACACCTTGGCTGGGCAGTTCTTTGGCCACACCCACGTAGATGAGTTTGAAGTCTTCTATGATGAGGAGACCCTGAGCCGGCCGCTATCTGTAGCCTTCCTGGCGCCCAGTGCCACCACTTACATCAGCCTTAATCCTG GGCACGGGAAACCTACGGGCTACCTGATGCGCTGCCTGCCGCCTGGCACAACCTGGTATACCGCATGCGGGGCGACACGCAGCTCTTCCAGACCTTCTGGTTTCTCTACCATAAGGGCCACCCGCCCTCCGAGCCCTGTGGCACGCCCTGCCGCCTAG